A genomic stretch from Falco cherrug isolate bFalChe1 chromosome 1, bFalChe1.pri, whole genome shotgun sequence includes:
- the EMID1 gene encoding EMI domain-containing protein 1 isoform X4, whose product MAGRGRGPCRRCPPLPVPLGLCLCLCCLLPPAAGSWSPAALQPAARSNWCSYTVTRTVSCHVQNGTFLQRVFQGCRWPLACSGGSSYRTIVRPIYRVTYKTLTALEWRCCPGHTGANCEEEAHSFLTLRDAGRPGTAARRPSLRPTAFSGCLNCSRVEELTARLATLEAQVARLSVAEPHTSPAPKGSTPGGGPEAGQLWGSPAARGSPGDDATGTHGWRGPSGPKGDAGGRGPSGIPGVKGPAGPPGPPGPPGPPGRDGARGLPGEKGSPGPPGPPGPPAPVGPAIARMAEPRDPILSNTFTEAARGIVGPAGPPGPVGPMGPPGPPGPIGPPGPPGPDGRAGAPGAAGPPGEKGDRGPQGHPGSRGQDGAQGEPGPRGEPGEKGTWASSFQTLLRQQARLEVLARRVTLLEAIIWPEPEPGSGGGPPSTAAPRPPRGKRGSSQPPYRIVAPHRQPTGKQ is encoded by the exons ATGGCGGGCCGTGGCCGGGGGCcctgccgccgctgcccgccgctgcccgTCCCCCTggggctctgcctgtgcctctgctgcctgctgccgcccgccgccggctccTGGAGCCCGGCCGCGCTGCAGCCCGCCGCCCGCAG CAACTGGTGCTCCTACACGGTGACACGGACAGTGTCGTGCCACGTCCAGAATGGCACCTTCCTCCAACGGGTCTTTCAGGGCTGCCGCTGGCCCCTGGCCTGCAGCGGGGGCAG CAGCTACCGCACCATCGTCCGGCCCATCTACAGGGTGACCTACAAGACGCTGACAGCACTGGAGTGGAGGTGCTGCCCTGGACACACCGGGGCCAACTGCGAGGAAG AGGCTCACTCCTTCCTCACCCTGCGGGACGCTGGGCGCCCCGGCACTGCCGCACGCCGGCCCTCCCTGCGCCCCACAGCTTTCTCAG GGTGCCTGAACTGCAGCCGTGTTGAGGAGCTGACAGCCCGGCTTGCCACCCTCGAGGCTCAG GTGGCCCGGCTGTCAGTGGCCGAACCCCacacctccccagcacccaaAGGCAGCACCCCGGGTGGGGGGCCAGAGgctgggcagctctgggggTCTCCAGCTGCCCGCGGGAGCCCTGGGGATGATG CTACAGGGACACACGGCTGGCGGGGACCCTCTGGCCCCAAGGGAGACGCGGGAGGACGGGGACCGTCAGGCATTCCTGGGGTGAAGGGTCCAGCGGGGCCACCAG gTCCCCCTGGCCCCCCAGGACCACCTGGCCGGGATGGAGCCAGGGGGCTCCCTGGAGAGAAGGGGTCACCTGGACCCCCTGGACCCCCAGGGCCCCCTGCCCCTGTGGGGCCAGCAATAGCCCGCATGGCCGAGCCAA GGGACCCGATCCTCTCCAACACCTTCACGGAAGCTGCCAGGGGCATCGTGGGTCCTGCCGGACCCCCTGGACCCGTGGGGCCAATGG GTCCTCCCGGCCCCCCGGGTCCCATTGGGCCACCCGGCCCCCCAGGACCTGAC GGTAGAGCCGGGGCACCCGGAGCTGCCGGCCCCCCCGGGGAGAAGGGAGACAGG GGTCCCCAGGGCCACCCAGGCAGCCGTGGGCAGGACGGGGCACAG ggCGAGCCGGGCCCCAGGGGCGAACCGGGAGAGAAGGGCACTTGG GCCAGTAGCTTCCAAACCCTCCTGCGGCAGCAGGCCCGGCTGGAGGTCCTGGCTAGAAGGGTCACCTTGCTGGAAGCCATCATCTGGCCAG AACCAGAGCCTGGCTCAGGCGGTGGCCCCCCCAGCACAGCGGCCCCCCGGCCACCCCGCGGCAAGCGTGGCAGCAGCCAACCCCCCTACCGCATTGTGGCCCCCCACCGTCAGCCCACCGGCAAGCAGTGA
- the EMID1 gene encoding EMI domain-containing protein 1 isoform X5, with the protein MAGRGRGPCRRCPPLPVPLGLCLCLCCLLPPAAGSWSPAALQPAARSNWCSYTVTRTVSCHVQNGTFLQRVFQGCRWPLACSGGSSYRTIVRPIYRVTYKTLTALEWRCCPGHTGANCEEEAHSFLTLRDAGRPGTAARRPSLRPTAFSGCLNCSRVEELTARLATLEAQVARLSVAEPHTSPAPKGSTPGGGPEAGQLWGSPAARGSPGDDATGTHGWRGPSGPKGDAGGRGPSGIPGVKGPAGPPGPPGPPGPPGRDGARGLPGEKGSPGPPGPPGPPAPVGPAIARMAEPRDPILSNTFTEAARGIVGPAGPPGPVGPMGPPGPPGPIGPPGPPGPDGRAGAPGAAGPPGEKGDRGPQGHPGSRGQDGAQGEPGPRGEPGEKGTWGEGLHQLREALKILAERVLILETMIGLYEPEPGSGGGPPSTAAPRPPRGKRGSSQPPYRIVAPHRQPTGKQ; encoded by the exons ATGGCGGGCCGTGGCCGGGGGCcctgccgccgctgcccgccgctgcccgTCCCCCTggggctctgcctgtgcctctgctgcctgctgccgcccgccgccggctccTGGAGCCCGGCCGCGCTGCAGCCCGCCGCCCGCAG CAACTGGTGCTCCTACACGGTGACACGGACAGTGTCGTGCCACGTCCAGAATGGCACCTTCCTCCAACGGGTCTTTCAGGGCTGCCGCTGGCCCCTGGCCTGCAGCGGGGGCAG CAGCTACCGCACCATCGTCCGGCCCATCTACAGGGTGACCTACAAGACGCTGACAGCACTGGAGTGGAGGTGCTGCCCTGGACACACCGGGGCCAACTGCGAGGAAG AGGCTCACTCCTTCCTCACCCTGCGGGACGCTGGGCGCCCCGGCACTGCCGCACGCCGGCCCTCCCTGCGCCCCACAGCTTTCTCAG GGTGCCTGAACTGCAGCCGTGTTGAGGAGCTGACAGCCCGGCTTGCCACCCTCGAGGCTCAG GTGGCCCGGCTGTCAGTGGCCGAACCCCacacctccccagcacccaaAGGCAGCACCCCGGGTGGGGGGCCAGAGgctgggcagctctgggggTCTCCAGCTGCCCGCGGGAGCCCTGGGGATGATG CTACAGGGACACACGGCTGGCGGGGACCCTCTGGCCCCAAGGGAGACGCGGGAGGACGGGGACCGTCAGGCATTCCTGGGGTGAAGGGTCCAGCGGGGCCACCAG gTCCCCCTGGCCCCCCAGGACCACCTGGCCGGGATGGAGCCAGGGGGCTCCCTGGAGAGAAGGGGTCACCTGGACCCCCTGGACCCCCAGGGCCCCCTGCCCCTGTGGGGCCAGCAATAGCCCGCATGGCCGAGCCAA GGGACCCGATCCTCTCCAACACCTTCACGGAAGCTGCCAGGGGCATCGTGGGTCCTGCCGGACCCCCTGGACCCGTGGGGCCAATGG GTCCTCCCGGCCCCCCGGGTCCCATTGGGCCACCCGGCCCCCCAGGACCTGAC GGTAGAGCCGGGGCACCCGGAGCTGCCGGCCCCCCCGGGGAGAAGGGAGACAGG GGTCCCCAGGGCCACCCAGGCAGCCGTGGGCAGGACGGGGCACAG ggCGAGCCGGGCCCCAGGGGCGAACCGGGAGAGAAGGGCACTTGG GGGGAGGGTTTGCACCAGCTCCGCGAGGCGCTGAAGATTTTAGCAGAGAGGGTTTTAATCTTGGAAACAATGATTGGGCTCTATG AACCAGAGCCTGGCTCAGGCGGTGGCCCCCCCAGCACAGCGGCCCCCCGGCCACCCCGCGGCAAGCGTGGCAGCAGCCAACCCCCCTACCGCATTGTGGCCCCCCACCGTCAGCCCACCGGCAAGCAGTGA
- the EMID1 gene encoding EMI domain-containing protein 1 isoform X2, producing MAGRGRGPCRRCPPLPVPLGLCLCLCCLLPPAAGSWSPAALQPAARSNWCSYTVTRTVSCHVQNGTFLQRVFQGCRWPLACSGGSYRTIVRPIYRVTYKTLTALEWRCCPGHTGANCEEEAHSFLTLRDAGRPGTAARRPSLRPTAFSGCLNCSRVEELTARLATLEAQVARLSVAEPHTSPAPKGSTPGGGPEAGQLWGSPAARGSPGDDATGTHGWRGPSGPKGDAGGRGPSGIPGVKGPAGPPGPPGPPGPPGRDGARGLPGEKGSPGPPGPPGPPAPVGPAIARMAEPRDPILSNTFTEAARGIVGPAGPPGPVGPMGPPGPPGPIGPPGPPGPDGRAGAPGAAGPPGEKGDRGPQGHPGSRGQDGAQGEPGPRGEPGEKGTWNQSLAQAVAPPAQRPPGHPAASVAAANPPTALWPPTVSPPASSDRAWGGHPLSPPTLCPPPCWYGQLHHPMGGQDEGHPPVSPWPHRALGASWWHGTSPRPPPLRFVPHCCCLNPLQGGAKGCQGPPHPLSAPLPPMCSWGVLNCSAGPRPCSHPCPGEGALGGAGIGDPPSGDPAAPPALSHCFQTLKVIKRLLTPCPVVSLGALGDLLG from the exons ATGGCGGGCCGTGGCCGGGGGCcctgccgccgctgcccgccgctgcccgTCCCCCTggggctctgcctgtgcctctgctgcctgctgccgcccgccgccggctccTGGAGCCCGGCCGCGCTGCAGCCCGCCGCCCGCAG CAACTGGTGCTCCTACACGGTGACACGGACAGTGTCGTGCCACGTCCAGAATGGCACCTTCCTCCAACGGGTCTTTCAGGGCTGCCGCTGGCCCCTGGCCTGCAGCGGGGGCAG CTACCGCACCATCGTCCGGCCCATCTACAGGGTGACCTACAAGACGCTGACAGCACTGGAGTGGAGGTGCTGCCCTGGACACACCGGGGCCAACTGCGAGGAAG AGGCTCACTCCTTCCTCACCCTGCGGGACGCTGGGCGCCCCGGCACTGCCGCACGCCGGCCCTCCCTGCGCCCCACAGCTTTCTCAG GGTGCCTGAACTGCAGCCGTGTTGAGGAGCTGACAGCCCGGCTTGCCACCCTCGAGGCTCAG GTGGCCCGGCTGTCAGTGGCCGAACCCCacacctccccagcacccaaAGGCAGCACCCCGGGTGGGGGGCCAGAGgctgggcagctctgggggTCTCCAGCTGCCCGCGGGAGCCCTGGGGATGATG CTACAGGGACACACGGCTGGCGGGGACCCTCTGGCCCCAAGGGAGACGCGGGAGGACGGGGACCGTCAGGCATTCCTGGGGTGAAGGGTCCAGCGGGGCCACCAG gTCCCCCTGGCCCCCCAGGACCACCTGGCCGGGATGGAGCCAGGGGGCTCCCTGGAGAGAAGGGGTCACCTGGACCCCCTGGACCCCCAGGGCCCCCTGCCCCTGTGGGGCCAGCAATAGCCCGCATGGCCGAGCCAA GGGACCCGATCCTCTCCAACACCTTCACGGAAGCTGCCAGGGGCATCGTGGGTCCTGCCGGACCCCCTGGACCCGTGGGGCCAATGG GTCCTCCCGGCCCCCCGGGTCCCATTGGGCCACCCGGCCCCCCAGGACCTGAC GGTAGAGCCGGGGCACCCGGAGCTGCCGGCCCCCCCGGGGAGAAGGGAGACAGG GGTCCCCAGGGCCACCCAGGCAGCCGTGGGCAGGACGGGGCACAG ggCGAGCCGGGCCCCAGGGGCGAACCGGGAGAGAAGGGCACTTGG AACCAGAGCCTGGCTCAGGCGGTGGCCCCCCCAGCACAGCGGCCCCCCGGCCACCCCGCGGCAAGCGTGGCAGCAGCCAACCCCCCTACCGCATTGTGGCCCCCCACCGTCAGCCCACCGGCAAGCAGTGACAGAGCCTGGGGGGGTCACCCACTGTCACCCCCCACCCTGTGCCCACCACCGTGCTGGTATGGGCAGCTGCATCACCCCATGGGGGGGCAGGACGAGGGTCACCCACCGGTGTCCCCCTGGCCCCACAGGGCACTTGGTGCTAGCTGGTGGCACGGCaccagcccccgccccccccccctccgcttTGTCCCccattgctgctgtttgaacCCCCTCCAGGGAGGAGCAAAGGGGTGCCAGGGACCCCCTCACCCCCtttctgcccccctccccccaatgTGCAGCTGGGGGGTGCTTAATTGCTCTGCTGGCCCAAGGCCCTGCAgccacccctgccctggggaaggggctctGGGAGGGGCTGGCATTGGGGACCCCCCGAGTGGGGACCCCGCTGCACCGCCTGCTTTGTCCCACTGCTTTCAGACCCTCAAGGTCATTAAACGCCTCCTGACCCCATGTCCTGTGGTGTCCCTTGGTGCCCTGGGGGACCTCCTTGGGTGA
- the EMID1 gene encoding EMI domain-containing protein 1 isoform X6 produces the protein MAGRGRGPCRRCPPLPVPLGLCLCLCCLLPPAAGSWSPAALQPAARSNWCSYTVTRTVSCHVQNGTFLQRVFQGCRWPLACSGGSYRTIVRPIYRVTYKTLTALEWRCCPGHTGANCEEEAHSFLTLRDAGRPGTAARRPSLRPTAFSGCLNCSRVEELTARLATLEAQVARLSVAEPHTSPAPKGSTPGGGPEAGQLWGSPAARGSPGDDATGTHGWRGPSGPKGDAGGRGPSGIPGVKGPAGPPGPPGPPGPPGRDGARGLPGEKGSPGPPGPPGPPAPVGPAIARMAEPRDPILSNTFTEAARGIVGPAGPPGPVGPMGPPGPPGPIGPPGPPGPDGRAGAPGAAGPPGEKGDRGPQGHPGSRGQDGAQGEPGPRGEPGEKGTWGEGLHQLREALKILAERVLILETMIGLYEPEPGSGGGPPSTAAPRPPRGKRGSSQPPYRIVAPHRQPTGKQ, from the exons ATGGCGGGCCGTGGCCGGGGGCcctgccgccgctgcccgccgctgcccgTCCCCCTggggctctgcctgtgcctctgctgcctgctgccgcccgccgccggctccTGGAGCCCGGCCGCGCTGCAGCCCGCCGCCCGCAG CAACTGGTGCTCCTACACGGTGACACGGACAGTGTCGTGCCACGTCCAGAATGGCACCTTCCTCCAACGGGTCTTTCAGGGCTGCCGCTGGCCCCTGGCCTGCAGCGGGGGCAG CTACCGCACCATCGTCCGGCCCATCTACAGGGTGACCTACAAGACGCTGACAGCACTGGAGTGGAGGTGCTGCCCTGGACACACCGGGGCCAACTGCGAGGAAG AGGCTCACTCCTTCCTCACCCTGCGGGACGCTGGGCGCCCCGGCACTGCCGCACGCCGGCCCTCCCTGCGCCCCACAGCTTTCTCAG GGTGCCTGAACTGCAGCCGTGTTGAGGAGCTGACAGCCCGGCTTGCCACCCTCGAGGCTCAG GTGGCCCGGCTGTCAGTGGCCGAACCCCacacctccccagcacccaaAGGCAGCACCCCGGGTGGGGGGCCAGAGgctgggcagctctgggggTCTCCAGCTGCCCGCGGGAGCCCTGGGGATGATG CTACAGGGACACACGGCTGGCGGGGACCCTCTGGCCCCAAGGGAGACGCGGGAGGACGGGGACCGTCAGGCATTCCTGGGGTGAAGGGTCCAGCGGGGCCACCAG gTCCCCCTGGCCCCCCAGGACCACCTGGCCGGGATGGAGCCAGGGGGCTCCCTGGAGAGAAGGGGTCACCTGGACCCCCTGGACCCCCAGGGCCCCCTGCCCCTGTGGGGCCAGCAATAGCCCGCATGGCCGAGCCAA GGGACCCGATCCTCTCCAACACCTTCACGGAAGCTGCCAGGGGCATCGTGGGTCCTGCCGGACCCCCTGGACCCGTGGGGCCAATGG GTCCTCCCGGCCCCCCGGGTCCCATTGGGCCACCCGGCCCCCCAGGACCTGAC GGTAGAGCCGGGGCACCCGGAGCTGCCGGCCCCCCCGGGGAGAAGGGAGACAGG GGTCCCCAGGGCCACCCAGGCAGCCGTGGGCAGGACGGGGCACAG ggCGAGCCGGGCCCCAGGGGCGAACCGGGAGAGAAGGGCACTTGG GGGGAGGGTTTGCACCAGCTCCGCGAGGCGCTGAAGATTTTAGCAGAGAGGGTTTTAATCTTGGAAACAATGATTGGGCTCTATG AACCAGAGCCTGGCTCAGGCGGTGGCCCCCCCAGCACAGCGGCCCCCCGGCCACCCCGCGGCAAGCGTGGCAGCAGCCAACCCCCCTACCGCATTGTGGCCCCCCACCGTCAGCCCACCGGCAAGCAGTGA
- the EMID1 gene encoding EMI domain-containing protein 1 isoform X3: MAGRGRGPCRRCPPLPVPLGLCLCLCCLLPPAAGSWSPAALQPAARSNWCSYTVTRTVSCHVQNGTFLQRVFQGCRWPLACSGGSSYRTIVRPIYRVTYKTLTALEWRCCPGHTGANCEEEAHSFLTLRDAGRPGTAARRPSLRPTAFSGCLNCSRVEELTARLATLEAQVARLSVAEPHTSPAPKGSTPGGGPEAGQLWGSPAARGSPGDDATGTHGWRGPSGPKGDAGGRGPSGIPGVKGPAGPPGPPGPPGPPGRDGARGLPGEKGSPGPPGPPGPPAPVGPAIARMAEPRSPGPPRQPWAGRGTGRAGPQGRTGREGHLGGGFAPAPRGAEDFSREGFNLGNNDWALWPVASKPSCGSRPGWRSWLEGSPCWKPSSGQNQSLAQAVAPPAQRPPGHPAASVAAANPPTALWPPTVSPPASSDRAWGGHPLSPPTLCPPPCWYGQLHHPMGGQDEGHPPVSPWPHRALGASWWHGTSPRPPPLRFVPHCCCLNPLQGGAKGCQGPPHPLSAPLPPMCSWGVLNCSAGPRPCSHPCPGEGALGGAGIGDPPSGDPAAPPALSHCFQTLKVIKRLLTPCPVVSLGALGDLLG, encoded by the exons ATGGCGGGCCGTGGCCGGGGGCcctgccgccgctgcccgccgctgcccgTCCCCCTggggctctgcctgtgcctctgctgcctgctgccgcccgccgccggctccTGGAGCCCGGCCGCGCTGCAGCCCGCCGCCCGCAG CAACTGGTGCTCCTACACGGTGACACGGACAGTGTCGTGCCACGTCCAGAATGGCACCTTCCTCCAACGGGTCTTTCAGGGCTGCCGCTGGCCCCTGGCCTGCAGCGGGGGCAG CAGCTACCGCACCATCGTCCGGCCCATCTACAGGGTGACCTACAAGACGCTGACAGCACTGGAGTGGAGGTGCTGCCCTGGACACACCGGGGCCAACTGCGAGGAAG AGGCTCACTCCTTCCTCACCCTGCGGGACGCTGGGCGCCCCGGCACTGCCGCACGCCGGCCCTCCCTGCGCCCCACAGCTTTCTCAG GGTGCCTGAACTGCAGCCGTGTTGAGGAGCTGACAGCCCGGCTTGCCACCCTCGAGGCTCAG GTGGCCCGGCTGTCAGTGGCCGAACCCCacacctccccagcacccaaAGGCAGCACCCCGGGTGGGGGGCCAGAGgctgggcagctctgggggTCTCCAGCTGCCCGCGGGAGCCCTGGGGATGATG CTACAGGGACACACGGCTGGCGGGGACCCTCTGGCCCCAAGGGAGACGCGGGAGGACGGGGACCGTCAGGCATTCCTGGGGTGAAGGGTCCAGCGGGGCCACCAG gTCCCCCTGGCCCCCCAGGACCACCTGGCCGGGATGGAGCCAGGGGGCTCCCTGGAGAGAAGGGGTCACCTGGACCCCCTGGACCCCCAGGGCCCCCTGCCCCTGTGGGGCCAGCAATAGCCCGCATGGCCGAGCCAA GGTCCCCAGGGCCACCCAGGCAGCCGTGGGCAGGACGGGGCACAG ggCGAGCCGGGCCCCAGGGGCGAACCGGGAGAGAAGGGCACTTGG GGGGAGGGTTTGCACCAGCTCCGCGAGGCGCTGAAGATTTTAGCAGAGAGGGTTTTAATCTTGGAAACAATGATTGGGCTCTATG GCCAGTAGCTTCCAAACCCTCCTGCGGCAGCAGGCCCGGCTGGAGGTCCTGGCTAGAAGGGTCACCTTGCTGGAAGCCATCATCTGGCCAG AACCAGAGCCTGGCTCAGGCGGTGGCCCCCCCAGCACAGCGGCCCCCCGGCCACCCCGCGGCAAGCGTGGCAGCAGCCAACCCCCCTACCGCATTGTGGCCCCCCACCGTCAGCCCACCGGCAAGCAGTGACAGAGCCTGGGGGGGTCACCCACTGTCACCCCCCACCCTGTGCCCACCACCGTGCTGGTATGGGCAGCTGCATCACCCCATGGGGGGGCAGGACGAGGGTCACCCACCGGTGTCCCCCTGGCCCCACAGGGCACTTGGTGCTAGCTGGTGGCACGGCaccagcccccgccccccccccctccgcttTGTCCCccattgctgctgtttgaacCCCCTCCAGGGAGGAGCAAAGGGGTGCCAGGGACCCCCTCACCCCCtttctgcccccctccccccaatgTGCAGCTGGGGGGTGCTTAATTGCTCTGCTGGCCCAAGGCCCTGCAgccacccctgccctggggaaggggctctGGGAGGGGCTGGCATTGGGGACCCCCCGAGTGGGGACCCCGCTGCACCGCCTGCTTTGTCCCACTGCTTTCAGACCCTCAAGGTCATTAAACGCCTCCTGACCCCATGTCCTGTGGTGTCCCTTGGTGCCCTGGGGGACCTCCTTGGGTGA
- the EWSR1 gene encoding RNA-binding protein EWS isoform X5: MRSAGRWRRPDVGSAEEEGEKMASTDYSTYSQAAAQQGYSAYAPQPAQGYAQTTQTYGQQSYGTYGQPTDVSYTQPQTTATYGQTAYATSYGQPPTGYTTPTAPPAYSQPVQGYGTAAYDTNTATVTTTQASYAAPSAYGTQPAYPAYGQQPAASAPARPQDGSKPAETSQPQSSTTGYSQPSLGYGQSNYSYPQVPATYPMQPVTAPPAYPPTSYSSTQPSSYDQSTYSQQSTYGQQSTYGQQTSYGQQSSYGQQPPPTSYPPQTGSYSQAPSQYSQQSSSYGQQSSFRQDHPSSMNVYGQDSGGFSGPGENRNMSGPDNRGRGRGGYDRGGMSRGGRGGGRGGMGLQSESLVYTSILKKYPYSVLSRQHNEKWD; this comes from the exons ATGCGCAGTgcggggcggtggcggcggccgGACGTTGGGAGCGCGGAGGAGGAAGGCGAGAAAATGGCGTCGACGg aTTATAGTACCTATAGCcaagctgcagctcagcaggg CTACAGCGCGTATGCACCTCAGCCAGCTCAAGGATATGCACAGACCACCCAG ACGTATGGGCAACAGAGTTACGGAACCTACGGACAACCCACCGATGTCAGTTACACGCAGCCCCAGACGACTGCGACGTATGGGCAGACTGCATATGCAACGTCCTACGGGCAACCTCCTACCG GTTATACCACCCCGACTGCCCCCCCAGCGTATAGTCAGCCCGTCCAGGGGTACGGCACAGCTGCCTACGATACTAACACTGCCACGGTTACCACCACCCAGGCTTCCTACGCAGCACCGTCCGCTTACGGCACCCAGCCTGCCTACCCAGCCTatgggcagcagccagcagcgtCCGCTCCCGCAAG GCCCCAGGATGGCAGCAAACCAGCAGAGACCAGCCAGCCACAATCAAGTACGACAGGCTACAGCCAGCCCAGCCTAGGGTATGGACAGAGCAACTACAGCTACCCTCAGGTGCCTGCCACCTACCCTATGCAGCCGGTCACTGCGCCTCCCGCCTATCCTCCCACCAG CTATTCCTCTACGCAGCCAAGCAGTTACGATCAGAGCACTTACTCCCAGCAAAGCACCTACGGGCAGCAGAGCACCTACGGGCAGCAGACTAGCTATGGCCAGCAAAGCAGTTACGGGCAGCAGCCACCACCGACCAGTTACCCACCCCAGACCGGATCCTACAGCCAGGCCCCCAGCCAGTacagccagcagagcagcagttaTGGCCAACAGA GTTCGTTCCGCCAGGACCATCCTAGCAGCATGAACGTATACGGACAGGATTCCGGAGGCTTTTCAGGCCCAGGAGAGAACCGGAATATGAGCGGCCCTGATAACcggggcaggggaagaggggGATATGATCGCGGAGGCATGAGCAGAGGTGGGCGGGGAGGAGGACGCGGTGGAATGGG GTTACAAAGTGAGAGCCTTGTATACACTTCAATACTTAAAAAGTACCCGTACTCAGTACTCAGCCGGCAGCATAATGAAAAGTGGGACTAG
- the EMID1 gene encoding EMI domain-containing protein 1 isoform X1, with amino-acid sequence MAGRGRGPCRRCPPLPVPLGLCLCLCCLLPPAAGSWSPAALQPAARSNWCSYTVTRTVSCHVQNGTFLQRVFQGCRWPLACSGGSSYRTIVRPIYRVTYKTLTALEWRCCPGHTGANCEEEAHSFLTLRDAGRPGTAARRPSLRPTAFSGCLNCSRVEELTARLATLEAQVARLSVAEPHTSPAPKGSTPGGGPEAGQLWGSPAARGSPGDDATGTHGWRGPSGPKGDAGGRGPSGIPGVKGPAGPPGPPGPPGPPGRDGARGLPGEKGSPGPPGPPGPPAPVGPAIARMAEPRDPILSNTFTEAARGIVGPAGPPGPVGPMGPPGPPGPIGPPGPPGPDGRAGAPGAAGPPGEKGDRGPQGHPGSRGQDGAQGEPGPRGEPGEKGTWNQSLAQAVAPPAQRPPGHPAASVAAANPPTALWPPTVSPPASSDRAWGGHPLSPPTLCPPPCWYGQLHHPMGGQDEGHPPVSPWPHRALGASWWHGTSPRPPPLRFVPHCCCLNPLQGGAKGCQGPPHPLSAPLPPMCSWGVLNCSAGPRPCSHPCPGEGALGGAGIGDPPSGDPAAPPALSHCFQTLKVIKRLLTPCPVVSLGALGDLLG; translated from the exons ATGGCGGGCCGTGGCCGGGGGCcctgccgccgctgcccgccgctgcccgTCCCCCTggggctctgcctgtgcctctgctgcctgctgccgcccgccgccggctccTGGAGCCCGGCCGCGCTGCAGCCCGCCGCCCGCAG CAACTGGTGCTCCTACACGGTGACACGGACAGTGTCGTGCCACGTCCAGAATGGCACCTTCCTCCAACGGGTCTTTCAGGGCTGCCGCTGGCCCCTGGCCTGCAGCGGGGGCAG CAGCTACCGCACCATCGTCCGGCCCATCTACAGGGTGACCTACAAGACGCTGACAGCACTGGAGTGGAGGTGCTGCCCTGGACACACCGGGGCCAACTGCGAGGAAG AGGCTCACTCCTTCCTCACCCTGCGGGACGCTGGGCGCCCCGGCACTGCCGCACGCCGGCCCTCCCTGCGCCCCACAGCTTTCTCAG GGTGCCTGAACTGCAGCCGTGTTGAGGAGCTGACAGCCCGGCTTGCCACCCTCGAGGCTCAG GTGGCCCGGCTGTCAGTGGCCGAACCCCacacctccccagcacccaaAGGCAGCACCCCGGGTGGGGGGCCAGAGgctgggcagctctgggggTCTCCAGCTGCCCGCGGGAGCCCTGGGGATGATG CTACAGGGACACACGGCTGGCGGGGACCCTCTGGCCCCAAGGGAGACGCGGGAGGACGGGGACCGTCAGGCATTCCTGGGGTGAAGGGTCCAGCGGGGCCACCAG gTCCCCCTGGCCCCCCAGGACCACCTGGCCGGGATGGAGCCAGGGGGCTCCCTGGAGAGAAGGGGTCACCTGGACCCCCTGGACCCCCAGGGCCCCCTGCCCCTGTGGGGCCAGCAATAGCCCGCATGGCCGAGCCAA GGGACCCGATCCTCTCCAACACCTTCACGGAAGCTGCCAGGGGCATCGTGGGTCCTGCCGGACCCCCTGGACCCGTGGGGCCAATGG GTCCTCCCGGCCCCCCGGGTCCCATTGGGCCACCCGGCCCCCCAGGACCTGAC GGTAGAGCCGGGGCACCCGGAGCTGCCGGCCCCCCCGGGGAGAAGGGAGACAGG GGTCCCCAGGGCCACCCAGGCAGCCGTGGGCAGGACGGGGCACAG ggCGAGCCGGGCCCCAGGGGCGAACCGGGAGAGAAGGGCACTTGG AACCAGAGCCTGGCTCAGGCGGTGGCCCCCCCAGCACAGCGGCCCCCCGGCCACCCCGCGGCAAGCGTGGCAGCAGCCAACCCCCCTACCGCATTGTGGCCCCCCACCGTCAGCCCACCGGCAAGCAGTGACAGAGCCTGGGGGGGTCACCCACTGTCACCCCCCACCCTGTGCCCACCACCGTGCTGGTATGGGCAGCTGCATCACCCCATGGGGGGGCAGGACGAGGGTCACCCACCGGTGTCCCCCTGGCCCCACAGGGCACTTGGTGCTAGCTGGTGGCACGGCaccagcccccgccccccccccctccgcttTGTCCCccattgctgctgtttgaacCCCCTCCAGGGAGGAGCAAAGGGGTGCCAGGGACCCCCTCACCCCCtttctgcccccctccccccaatgTGCAGCTGGGGGGTGCTTAATTGCTCTGCTGGCCCAAGGCCCTGCAgccacccctgccctggggaaggggctctGGGAGGGGCTGGCATTGGGGACCCCCCGAGTGGGGACCCCGCTGCACCGCCTGCTTTGTCCCACTGCTTTCAGACCCTCAAGGTCATTAAACGCCTCCTGACCCCATGTCCTGTGGTGTCCCTTGGTGCCCTGGGGGACCTCCTTGGGTGA